In Bacteroidales bacterium, the following are encoded in one genomic region:
- a CDS encoding phage tail tape measure protein produces MDSSVNYIISVSGNAATGITAVAAASNTATQKVTRLGSVLRRLGDQAFALNNISQALTSVKQSIDAAIQPGIEYDSQLSELSAIAGITGKNLKEIGGYARQNAKEFGGGAAKSVESYKLILSQLGPEIAKTPAALKAMGKSVSILSKTLGNDPAAATEVLTSAMNQYQVSLDDPIEASKRMADMMNVMAAAAREGSAELPQIKAALDTSGMAAKMAGVSFEELNATIQVLDKAGKRGAEGGTAIRNTLSILSQGRFMKSVVGDEMDAYGISIDALGDKSLSLAERLKLLKPAINDTALITKMFGRENQNAALALISGTEEIERYTTAVAGTNAAQEQAGIIMGSFAEKMSRIKSRFDDFKISLFSIVQGALPAVTAGVTVLQGAVSTLTLVNAMASIGETALGAAISRRAKKMRSAVADTWALVYADGTWMGMSFLAAGATYVLTAAVKALSTAIYNIPIIGWVVLGISLLIGMFKLLWEKSEKFRQILFGVWEAVKAVFSNIGVVISTIWNNIIKPVFMAYINVWKWVIGGIWQGIQWLWNIITSAASAVADFFTSIWTWITGTFSGIANWLNDNLLQPIKDVFSKLWGFVGAILNKIINALAKPIAWIKGLWNKIFPEDKFKDVGEAYGEGVVKGTKSWADSQKKKKGEAIPGIDSAISGQPAGVAPGNQLAGSDAAGKGTETIVQGGTRNTEININFRNMVETITFSGTLKENANNLRREVEVIMQQVLNQARATA; encoded by the coding sequence ATGGACAGCAGTGTAAATTATATTATTTCTGTTTCAGGTAACGCCGCTACCGGCATTACCGCAGTAGCTGCTGCGAGCAATACTGCCACGCAAAAGGTGACGCGGCTGGGGTCTGTATTAAGACGTTTAGGCGATCAGGCATTCGCGCTCAATAATATCAGCCAGGCGCTTACATCAGTAAAGCAAAGTATTGATGCTGCTATCCAGCCTGGCATCGAATACGACAGTCAGTTGAGCGAGCTTTCAGCTATTGCCGGTATTACCGGGAAAAACCTGAAAGAGATAGGGGGATATGCACGTCAGAATGCTAAGGAGTTTGGTGGCGGAGCAGCTAAGAGCGTAGAAAGCTATAAGCTAATACTGTCGCAACTGGGGCCAGAAATAGCCAAAACACCGGCAGCATTGAAAGCGATGGGCAAATCGGTAAGCATACTGAGTAAAACGCTTGGTAACGATCCTGCTGCTGCAACAGAGGTACTCACCTCGGCTATGAATCAGTATCAGGTATCGCTTGACGATCCTATTGAGGCAAGCAAAAGGATGGCTGATATGATGAATGTGATGGCTGCTGCTGCCCGTGAAGGATCGGCAGAGCTCCCACAGATAAAAGCAGCCCTCGACACCTCCGGCATGGCCGCAAAGATGGCAGGCGTATCCTTTGAGGAATTAAATGCAACCATTCAGGTACTCGACAAGGCTGGTAAACGTGGTGCAGAGGGTGGCACCGCAATCCGCAATACGCTATCTATCCTGTCGCAGGGCAGGTTTATGAAGTCGGTGGTAGGTGATGAGATGGACGCTTATGGAATAAGCATAGATGCCCTGGGCGATAAGAGCCTTTCGCTTGCCGAACGGTTAAAATTGCTGAAGCCTGCCATCAATGACACAGCGTTGATCACTAAGATGTTTGGGCGCGAAAACCAAAATGCCGCCCTGGCACTCATTAGTGGCACAGAAGAGATAGAGCGCTATACCACTGCAGTTGCAGGCACCAATGCAGCACAGGAGCAGGCGGGCATCATCATGGGCAGCTTTGCCGAAAAAATGAGCCGTATCAAATCCCGCTTTGACGATTTTAAAATTAGCTTATTCAGCATCGTACAAGGTGCTTTACCGGCAGTAACAGCCGGAGTTACCGTTTTACAAGGGGCAGTATCCACACTTACGCTTGTAAATGCAATGGCAAGCATTGGCGAGACTGCACTTGGAGCCGCAATTAGCCGTCGTGCTAAGAAGATGCGAAGTGCCGTTGCAGATACCTGGGCGCTGGTATATGCCGATGGCACCTGGATGGGAATGTCGTTTCTGGCTGCCGGTGCTACCTATGTGCTTACCGCTGCTGTCAAAGCTTTGAGTACAGCAATCTACAACATCCCTATAATCGGCTGGGTTGTACTTGGAATATCGCTATTGATAGGAATGTTCAAATTATTATGGGAAAAATCCGAGAAATTCAGGCAAATACTTTTTGGCGTATGGGAGGCTGTGAAGGCAGTGTTTAGCAATATTGGTGTGGTAATTTCTACAATTTGGAATAATATCATAAAACCCGTTTTCATGGCTTACATTAATGTTTGGAAGTGGGTAATTGGTGGAATATGGCAAGGCATTCAATGGCTATGGAACATTATCACATCGGCAGCATCTGCTGTTGCAGATTTCTTTACATCGATATGGACGTGGATAACCGGTACATTTTCTGGCATAGCTAACTGGCTCAACGATAATCTGCTGCAACCAATCAAAGATGTTTTTAGCAAGCTCTGGGGATTCGTCGGGGCTATTCTCAACAAGATAATAAACGCTTTGGCTAAGCCAATTGCGTGGATTAAAGGATTGTGGAATAAAATCTTCCCGGAAGATAAGTTCAAAGATGTTGGCGAGGCTTACGGTGAGGGTGTGGTGAAAGGAACTAAGAGCTGGGCTGATTCGCAGAAAAAGAAAAAGGGTGAAGCAATACCAGGTATTGATTCAGCAATATCCGGACAGCCTGCCGGCGTTGCACCAGGCAATCAGTTAGCTGGCAGCGATGCTGCGGGCAAAGGTACCGAAACGATTGTGCAAGGCGGCACCCGCAACACCGAGATCAATATCAACTTCCGCAACATGGTAGAAACCATAACCTTTAGCGGCACCCTGAAAGAAAATGCAAACAACCTGCGCCGCGAGGTGGAGGTAATAATGCAACAGGTACTTAACCAGGCGAGGGCAACAGCATGA
- a CDS encoding DUF6046 domain-containing protein, translating to MTSVRATGFNVPPYWLNNKVVVINPDRIDDQAMDVSVINYDRNSGNVAIADDFSAIRHQYPLVFDSPLLNQFQFPIDPFISLSFKNSITRRQVAKGTTRGTVKERWTEDDVEITITGIFMSDTLDEPEEVGRLHDYFELHESIKVICPLLNNRSINMIVIETLDLPHTKGAGNQAYQIKAYSDDVFELLKQTNNVA from the coding sequence ATGACAAGCGTAAGAGCCACCGGTTTTAATGTACCACCTTATTGGCTTAACAATAAGGTGGTGGTGATAAACCCCGACCGCATCGATGACCAGGCGATGGATGTGTCGGTGATAAACTATGACCGTAACTCGGGCAATGTTGCTATCGCCGATGACTTTTCGGCTATCAGGCACCAGTACCCGCTTGTGTTTGACAGCCCGCTGCTCAATCAGTTTCAATTTCCTATTGACCCTTTTATCTCATTATCGTTCAAAAACAGCATTACACGGCGTCAGGTAGCAAAAGGAACCACGCGCGGCACAGTAAAGGAGCGATGGACAGAGGACGATGTGGAGATTACTATCACAGGTATTTTTATGAGCGATACACTTGACGAGCCAGAGGAGGTGGGGCGGTTGCACGATTATTTTGAGCTGCACGAATCTATCAAGGTAATTTGCCCGCTATTGAATAACCGCAGCATAAACATGATAGTAATAGAAACTCTCGATCTTCCACATACCAAAGGGGCGGGCAATCAAGCTTATCAAATCAAAGCTTATTCTGACGATGTATTTGAACTCTTAAAACAAACCAACAATGTTGCATAA